A DNA window from Scylla paramamosain isolate STU-SP2022 chromosome 10, ASM3559412v1, whole genome shotgun sequence contains the following coding sequences:
- the LOC135104388 gene encoding netrin-1-like, producing the protein MSVCRRVAVAAALLVLGREIHASGGYLKMFEAQYNPPDPCYDETGSLPKKCVPDFINAAFGRPMESSSTCGTPPSRYCITTQEKGEVKRKCEVCDASDPATSHPPHYLTDLNNPNNLTCWHSAPIDPLNPNNVTLTLSLGKKYELTYVSLQFCGQKPDSLAIYKSMDYGHSWIPFQFFSSQCRKVYRRRSRMVIGKANEQEALCTDAHLSLNDPVTIPGSPRIAFSTLEGRPSAGDFDSSPVLQDWVTATDIMVVLDRLHPELDESTADNESVAQESFTYAVADLAVGGRCKCNGHASRCITDKTTKELVCDCAHNTAGRECEKCRRFHFDRPWGRATSREANECVGKCC; encoded by the coding sequence ATGTCGGTGTGCAGGCGCGTGGCAGTGGCGGCGGCCCTTCTGGTGCTGGGCCGGGAGATCCACGCCTCGGGCGGCTACCTCAAGATGTTCGAGGCGCAGTACAACCCTCCTGACCCGTGCTACGACGAGACTGGCAGCCTCCCCAAGAAGTGCGTCCCCGACTTTATCAACGCGGCGTTCGGCCGGCCGATGGAATCCTCGAGCACGTGCGGGACTCCCCCATCGCGCTACTGCATCACCACGCAGGAGAAGGGCGAGGTGAAACGGAAGTGCGAGGTGTGTGACGCGAGCGACCCGGCCACCTCCCACCCGCCCCACTATCTCACCGACCTCAACAACCCCAACAACCTGACCTGCTGGCACTCGGCACCCATCGACCCTCTCAACCCCAACAACGTGACTCTCACGCTCTCGCTGGGCAAGAAGTACGAGCTCACGTACGTCAGCCTCCAGTTCTGCGGCCAGAAGCCAGACTCCCTCGCCATCTACAAGTCTATGGACTATGGCCATTCCTGGATCCCCTTCCAGTTCTTCTCGTCCCAGTGCCGCAAGGTGTATCGCCGAAGGAGCCGCATGGTGATCGGCAAGGCAAACGAGCAGGAAGCCCTGTGCACTGATGCCCACCTCAGCCTCAATGACCCTGTCACCATCCCAGGGTCACCGAGGATCGCATTCAGCACCTTGGAGGGTCGTCCCTCTGCTGGCGATTTCGACTCCTCACCGGTGCTGCAGGACTGGGTGACTGCCACCGATATCATGGTGGTTCTGGATCGCCTGCATCCAGAGCTGGACGAATCCACGGCCGATAACGAGAGTGTGGCTCAGGAAAGTTTCACGTATGCTGTAGCTGATCTGGCTGTCGGCGGACGCTGCAAGTGCAACGGTCACGCTTCCCGTTGCATCACCGACAAGACGACCAAGGAGCTGGTGTGTGACTGTGCCCACAACACCGCCGGCCGCGAGTGTGAAAAGTGCAGACGCTTCCACTTTGACCGACCTTGGGGCCGCGCTACATCCCGAGAGGCCAACGAGTGCGTAG